One region of Centropristis striata isolate RG_2023a ecotype Rhode Island chromosome 3, C.striata_1.0, whole genome shotgun sequence genomic DNA includes:
- the LOC131968861 gene encoding SUZ domain-containing protein 1-like, whose protein sequence is MEDEEVAESWEEAADSGEIERRLEAKLKINQEAKKSSLGSGGSPVRTAIVIQDESLPAAPPPQIRILKRPSNNGTAGNLASSTRPSQQMKSLAQREAEYAEARRRILGSASSDDTPQDSPSQDRPSRLSGQQQPEPVRPNNHVIRQPTGPDGTSGFRLCR, encoded by the exons ATGGAGGATGAAGAGGTTGCAGAGAGCTGGGAAGAGGCAGCGGACAGCGGG GAAATAGAGAGAAGGCTTGAGgctaaactgaaaataaaccaagaagcaaa GAAGTCCAGCTTGGGTTCGGGTGGCTCACCTGTTCGAACTGCTATTGTAATCCAGGATGAGTCTCTTCCTGCAGCACCCCCACCGCAAATTCGAATTCTGAAACGTCCTTCAAACAACGGTACCGCAGGAAACCTTGCATCCTCGACTCGCCCCTCTCAGCAGATGAAGTCTTTGGCCCAGCGGGAGGCAGAGTATGCAGAAGCACGAAGAAGGATTTTGGGTAGTGCGTCTTCAGATGATACGCCTCAGGACAGTCCGAGCCAGGACAG GCCATCTCGTCTGAGCGGGCAGCAACAACCGGAACCAGTTCGTCCAAACAATCATGTGATCCGCCAACCTACCGGCCCAGATGGCACCTCAGGCTTCCGACTCTGCAGATAA
- the necap2 gene encoding adaptin ear-binding coat-associated protein 2 isoform X1 translates to MAEDNSYESMLCVKPEVHVYRIPPRASNRGYRAADWKLDEPAWSGRMKITAKGKMAYIKLEDRNTGELFAQAPVEQYPGCVVEAVTDSSRYFVIRIEDGNGRHAFIGLGFADRGDSFDFNVALQDHFKWVKQEGELAKQEATENTAPKLDLSFKEGQTIKISIGNIKKKEAGGAKPRPMAGGLLPPPPGVKVGGVIPPPVAQQTVPPVQTNAASLLDFGSPGPAAPPSSDLWGDFTSAGSNSSKDAVKSGWVQFS, encoded by the exons ATGGCAGAAGACAACAGTTATGAGTCAATGCTCTGTGTAAAGCCCGAGGTTCATGTTTACCGGATCCCGCCGCGGGCCTCTAACCGAGGATATCG tgctgcTGACTGGAAGCTGGATGAACCTGCATggagtggcagaatgaaaatcaCTGCTAAAGGCAAGATGGCCTACATTAAGTTAGAGGACAGAAACACAG GAGAGTTGTTTGCCCAAGCTCCAGTCGAACAGTATCCAGGGTGTGTAGTTGAAGCAGTCACAGACTCCAGCAGGTATTTTGTGATCCGGATAGAAGATGGCAATG GACGCCATGCTTTTATCGGTCTGGGTTTTGCTGATCGTGGAGACTCATTTGACTTCAACGTAGCTTTACAAGACCATTTTAA ATGGGTGAAGCAAGAAGGTGAGCTCGCAAAACAGGAAGCTACTGAGAACACAGCACCGAAGCTGGACCTGAGCTTCAAAGAGGGACAGACGATCAAGATCAGCATCGGG AACATCAAGAAGAAGGAGGCAGGTGGTGCCAAACCGCGGCCCATGGCTGGCGGCCTACTTCCACCTCCACCAGGTGTAAAAGTCGGAGGTGTCATACCACCTCCGGTTGCACAACAGACAGTGCCACCTGTACAGACTAACGCTG CCTCTCTTTTAGACTTTGGGTCCCCCGGCCCCGCAGCCCCACCCAGCTCCGACTTGTGGGGGGATTTCACATCTGCAGGCTCCAA CTCCAGTAAAGATGCTGTCAAATCAGGATGGGTGCAGTTTAGTTGA
- the necap2 gene encoding adaptin ear-binding coat-associated protein 2 isoform X2, whose translation MAEDNSYESMLCVKPEVHVYRIPPRASNRGYRAADWKLDEPAWSGRMKITAKGKMAYIKLEDRNTGELFAQAPVEQYPGCVVEAVTDSSRYFVIRIEDGNGRHAFIGLGFADRGDSFDFNVALQDHFKWVKQEGELAKQEATENTAPKLDLSFKEGQTIKISIGNIKKKEAGGAKPRPMAGGLLPPPPGVKVGGVIPPPVAQQTVPPVQTNAASLLDFGSPGPAAPPSSDLWGDFTSAGSKKWDV comes from the exons ATGGCAGAAGACAACAGTTATGAGTCAATGCTCTGTGTAAAGCCCGAGGTTCATGTTTACCGGATCCCGCCGCGGGCCTCTAACCGAGGATATCG tgctgcTGACTGGAAGCTGGATGAACCTGCATggagtggcagaatgaaaatcaCTGCTAAAGGCAAGATGGCCTACATTAAGTTAGAGGACAGAAACACAG GAGAGTTGTTTGCCCAAGCTCCAGTCGAACAGTATCCAGGGTGTGTAGTTGAAGCAGTCACAGACTCCAGCAGGTATTTTGTGATCCGGATAGAAGATGGCAATG GACGCCATGCTTTTATCGGTCTGGGTTTTGCTGATCGTGGAGACTCATTTGACTTCAACGTAGCTTTACAAGACCATTTTAA ATGGGTGAAGCAAGAAGGTGAGCTCGCAAAACAGGAAGCTACTGAGAACACAGCACCGAAGCTGGACCTGAGCTTCAAAGAGGGACAGACGATCAAGATCAGCATCGGG AACATCAAGAAGAAGGAGGCAGGTGGTGCCAAACCGCGGCCCATGGCTGGCGGCCTACTTCCACCTCCACCAGGTGTAAAAGTCGGAGGTGTCATACCACCTCCGGTTGCACAACAGACAGTGCCACCTGTACAGACTAACGCTG CCTCTCTTTTAGACTTTGGGTCCCCCGGCCCCGCAGCCCCACCCAGCTCCGACTTGTGGGGGGATTTCACATCTGCAGGCTCCAA GAAGTGGGATGTTTGA
- the LOC131968516 gene encoding rootletin-like, whose translation MSAAETPDTDSNKLESVIQRLEESVLSEEKRLTVRGPSPDAPPTCLPARVREIVTKNLNDSSAGAMSSVMSLQEENRVLQGELARLEDLLAHSRADRDELAIKYGAISERLEQALRFETGDGDHDSPESRSLAQQNVDLRRRLDEEQAAYKRKLTAYQEGQQRQAQLVQKLQAKVLQYKKRCGDLEQMVQDRSSELEKHRLSSHSESSNGRHQDESSSNLEDALIRLEEEQQRSSSLSAVNAMLREQLEQAGLANEALSQDIRRLTADWTKAREELEQKESDWRREEESFHSYFSTEHSRLLMLWRQVVGFRRHVCELKSSTERDLSDMRNELARASHSAQVSCAGLTATLHTREGGAALTLEREKALRVQLEQQLRERVSEMMNLQTRTDAERSELNVRLSDSVREAEKLKGQIEEKDRELAVLMRRLEEQTGNDETDMQVMRTHSETLLDTLRDIAQTVMADGESSSEADQDNSGAPLLALIRGFSPHRSSSSPRRSSSPSRPSSSLAPLPEAALSALRSAVTNKTLQLQDVRGRLLSAQSSLQQLRKQLSETDSAKKDAEQRSQALQRERDAAQRERETTQREKDRLKQERDTLASEKVSLEKTAQEAQSSNQILQMDCEKLQLTVASTLRERDHEREEKEAAIQERERAKAETQRMQKQWDQSENRASAQRGELSAVRETHQQGEVERQLLEREKAQLSEALARAEGSNAELSLLLNKLHSEDAALRDSLAKMGSMNEGLAQDKTDLNSYILQLEEEKTLLQSQKREAEQEKLTIRDELVRLEQDRLELDSARITLHQSLQDSELSRVGMEAELQSLRADRFKLQEKVTQLCGEVTSLGSELSLVRGEGQRNEVALEEVGRSRSELARDKAALVVQLTASERENTVLSEELAAFRSERESLETSLFEVQQQLVQAESRREQLDAENQNLRVRCETAAAELRRVRSDEENVLAQAEREKQALTQTLNAAQLEAQQALRKSISEHQEEVETLVSEKEVVRHSLLMEHEVAVRRLRQEAEDQLHRAEREREELQEELRSLQHDRDQSLLQAETEKQQALSLKEAEKTVLSDRVSTLQAELSAAALEAERMSREAAHYKEQEQIRVVALTSELLELRSQLEDAVSVHERELQSLQKTSADLQSRADVALKELDQCRASLSASEEARDQLRRDLLDSERRLSQTQDATENNRREGMELRRSLGDVTKERDTLSQSNTQLRETLRSAETERISVKRQCEEKEQRLAVLEENLSSNQKEVTELRSCLREVERSRLEARRELQELRRQLKVLDGEKEQRGMEVAELQTRLALEEQREEERGKEVFTFKQKLTESETARDSLKKELSATQRRLLESESGWRGCERELTAQLQEARGCEKKLQDEAKNLALRTQAAQDSAAQSSLQLSEAQGRLAATEAELTRAEAGRRDLEFRLSSLQSALTRTLGIGAGGRGGRGRSPGGSSTSPGSMSRHHSISPLRSSLSPPKEFRVSTPDNTLGSASPERGDTPLPLSQPELDPDSLRRDLRDFLQELREAQRERDDALCQLGALQRQQEELKGERDCALTRLTHLQNTLQEYQEGKRGVDERLTTTQILLQQQEEVVRRGDRERRALTDRVKDLERALQTSEMDKKHTQDQLNKQRAAEMRLEAERRRLREALEAAEARATRVELGRRSLEGELQRIKLSVGDREADSQASQERHDSLLKQVAEGEARVSLLQREVERLSQALLKAQESESLLKEKTSSLKKSLQEAATSHSSTHSRLITLQKTLSVAEQDKKLLQEQMDEARVSLLEGKRNMVTLTERVQSLQSELDQSELRREEVEAELNNTQESLRQRSASLTETQRVAQSAQVERTAVEERLRGLQRAVAMLETEKKDAERQAVRLEKDKDALRNTLDKVERQKLKTEEGSMRLSAERSRLDRSLNTTEQELQEAQQQILMLQTQLAETEQSHSLCESLARQRDEAQREAERLRTSFRDVERTLGTRERAHRHRVKGLEEQVSTLKEQLQQEMKRRQPSLPSSLLSAGK comes from the exons ATGAGCGCCGCAGAAACCCCAGACACCGACTCCAACAAGCTGGAGTCTGTGATCCAG aggctggaggagagtGTTTTGTCTGAGGAGAAGAGGCTGACCGTGCGGGGCCCTTCACCAGATGCTCCCCCTACATGTCTGCCAGCACGAGTGAGAGAGATTGTCACAAAGAACCTCAACGATAGCT CAGCCGGGGCCATGTCCTCCGTCATGTCCCTTCAGGAGGAGAACCGGGTGCTGCAGGGAGAGCTGGCGAGGCTGGAGGACCTGCTGGCACACAGCAGGGCTGACCGAGACGAGCTCGCCATCAAGTATGGCGCAATAAGTGAGAGG CTGGAGCAGGCGTTGCGTTTTGAGACGGGGGACGGGGATCATGATTCGCCGGAGTCACGGAGCCTGGCGCAGCAGAACGTTGACCTACGGCGGCGGCTGGATGAGGAGCAGGCGGCATATAAGCGTAAACTCACTGCGTACCAGGAGGGGCAGCAGAGGCAGGCGCAGCTGGTGCAGAAGTTGCAGGCCAAG GTTCTTCAGTACAAAAAGAGGTGTGGGGATCTGGAGCAGATGGTGCAGGATCGGTCCTCAGAGCTGGAGAAGCACAGATTGAGT AGCCACAGTGAATCATCAAATGGTCGTCATCAAGACGAATCAAGCAGCAACCTGGAGGACGCTTTAATCCGTCTGGAGGAGGAACAGCAGAG GAGCAGCAGTTTGTCTGCAGTGAACGCCATGCTGagagagcagctggagcaggCCGGTTTGGCCAATGAGGCTCTCAGTCAGGACATCCGCAGGCTCACTGCTGACTGGACGAAGGCCAGGGAGGAACTGGAACAAAAGGAGTCTgactggaggagagaggaggag TCTTTCCACAGTTACTTCAGCACTGAACACAGTCGGCTGCTGATGCTGTGGCGACAAGTGGTCGGGTTTCGGAGGCATGTCTGTGAACTGAAGAGCTCCACTGAAAG GGACTTGTCAGATATGCGTAACGAGCTGGCTCGGGCGTCCCACTCTGCTCAGGTGTCCTGTGCAGGTCTGACTGCCACCCTGCACACCCGGGAGGGAGGAGCCGCTCTGACCCTGGAGCGGGAGAAAGCTCTGCGGGTTcagctggagcagcagctgAGAGAACGAGTGTCAGAGATGATGAATCTCCAGACCAGAACAGATGCAGAGAGAAGTGAGCTCAACGTCAG GTTGTCCGATTCAGTGCGAGAGGCTGAGAAACTGAAGGGCCAAATcgaagagaaagacagagaactTGCCGTACTGATGAGGAGGCTTGAG gagCAGACTGGAAACGATGAGACGGACATGCAGGTGATGAGAACTCACTCGGAGACACTGTTGGACACCCTGCGAGACATAGCTCAG ACTGTTATGGCGGATGGAGAGTCGTCATCAGAGGCCGACCAGGACAACTCTGGAGCTCCGCTGCTGGCTTTAATCCGAGGCTTCTCCCCTcaccgctcctcctcctcccctcgcAGGTCGTCCTCCCCGTCTCGACCCTCCTCCTCGCTCGCTCCTCTCCCTGAGGCAGCGCTGTCAGCTCTGCGCTCTGCagtcacaaacaaaacactccAGCTGCAG GATGTTCGAGGGCGTCTGCTCTCTGCCCAGTCCTCGCTTCAACAGTTGCGCAAGCAGCTTTCAGAGACTGATTCAGCTAAAAAAGATGCCGAACAGCGAAGCCAagctctgcagagagagagggatgctgctcagagagagagggagaccaCGCAGAGGGAAAAGGATCGTCTGAAGCAGGAGAGAGACACGCTGGCCAG TGAGAAGGTGAGCTTGGAGAAGACCGCGCAGGAAGCTCAGAGCAGCAACCAGATCCTGCAGATGGATTGTGAGAAGCTGCAGCTGACCGTGGCGTCCACGCTGCGAGAGCGAGATCatgagagggaggagaaggaggccgCAATCCAGGAGAGAGAGCGGGCGAAGGCTGAGACTCAGAGGAT GCAGAAGCAGTGGGATCAGAGTGAGAATCGAGCCTCGGCTCAGCGTGGAGAGCTGTCTGCAGTGAGGGAGACTCACCAGCAGGGGGAGGTTGAGCGGCAGCTGCTGGAGCGAGAGAAAGCCCAACTCTCTGAAGCGCTGGCCCGG GCTGAAGGCAGTAACGCAgagctctctctgctgctcaacAAGCTGCACTCTGAGGATGCGGCTCTCAGGGACTCTCTGGCCAAGATGGGAAGCATGAATGAGGGACTGGCCCAGGACAAAACTGACCTGAACAGCTACATTCTCCAG CTGGAGGAAGAGAAGACCCTCCTGCAGTCTCAGAAACGAGAGGCGGAGCAAGAGAAATTGACCATCAGAGATGAGCTGGTCCGGTTGGAGCAGGACCGGCTGGAGCTGGACTCTGCCCGCATCACGCTGCACCAGTCACTGCAGGACTCCGAGCTAAGCCGGGTGGGGATGGAGGCAGAGCTCCAGAGTCTCAGGGCTGACAGATTTAAGCTGCAGGAGAAAGTCACCCAG CTTTGTGGCGAGGTGACCTCTCTGGGATCCGAGTTGAGTCTTGTCAGAGGAGAGGGTCAGAGGAACGAGGTGGCTCTAGAAGAAGTCGGTCGCAGTCGGTCAGAACTGGCTCGAGACAAAGCGGCGCTAGTGGTGCAGCTGACGGCGTCcgagagagaaaacacagttCTGTCAGAGGAACTGGCCGCCTTcag GTCGGAGCGGGAGTCTCTGGAAACCAGTCTGTTCgaggtgcagcagcagctcgtTCAGGCAGAGTCTCGCAGGGAGCAGCTGGACGCGGAAAACCAAAACCTTCGAGTCCGCTGTGAGACTGCAGCAG CTGAACTGAGGCGTGTACGCTCGGATGAGGAGAATGTGTTGGCCCAGGCTGAGAGGGAGAAACAGGCTCTGACTCAGACTCTAAATGCTGCACAGCTGGAGGCCCAGCAGGCTTTACGCAAGTCCATCTCCGAACatcaggaggaggtggagacgCTGGTCTCAGAGAAG GAAGTGGTGCGGCACAGCCTGCTGATGGAGCATGAGGTGGCTGTGAGGAGGCTCCGGCAGGAGGCGGAGGATCAgctccacagagcagagagagaaagagaggagctgcaggaggaactAAGGAGTCTTCAGCATGACAGAGACCAGAGCCTGCTGCAGGCTGAGACTGAGAAACAACAG GCTCTCTCTCTGAAGGAGGCAGAGAAAACAGTTTTGTCCGACAGGGTGTCCACGCTGCAGGCCGAGCTGTCGGCTGCGGCCCTGGAGGCCGAGCGGATGTCAAGAGAAGCAGCTCATTACAAAGAGCAGGAACAG ATCAGAGTCGTGGCTTTGACCAGCGAGCTGCTGGAGCTTCGCTCTCAGCTGGAAGATGCAGTTTCTGTTCATGAAAGGGAACTCCAGAGTTTACAGAAGACGAGTGCTGACCTTCAGTCCCGCGCTGATGTTGCTCTTAAAGAG CTGGACCAGTGCAGAGCTTCTCTCTCAGCCAGCGAGGAGGCTCGAGACCAGCTGCGGCGGGACCTGTTGGACAGTGAGCGACGTCTCAGCCAAACTCAGGACgcaacagaaaacaacagaagAGAGGGGATGGAGCTGCGGCGCAGCCTGGGTGACGTCACCAAAGAGAGAGACACTCTGAGCCAGTCCAACACTCAGCTGAGAGAAACTCTGCGAAGTGCCGAAACAGAGAGAATCAG CGTGAAACGACAGtgtgaggagaaggagcagaggCTGGCTGTTCTGGAGGAGAATCTCTCGTCCAATCAGAAGGAGGTGACGGAGCTGCGGAGCTGCCTGAGAGAAGTTGAAAGGTCAAGACTCGAAGCTCGGCGAGAACTCCAGGAGCTCCGCAGACAG CTGAAGGTTCTGGATGGAGAGAAGGAGCAGAGAGGGATGGAGGTGGCCGAGCTGCAGACTCGCCTCGCGCTGGAGGagcaaagagaggaggagagagggaaagaggttTTCACCTTCAAACAGAAGTTAACGGAGTCTGAAACAGCTCGAGACTCCCTCAAGAAAGAG CTCTCTGCAACTCAGAGGCGTCTGCTGGAGTCCGAGTCGGGCTGGCGGGGCTGTGAGAGAGAACTGACCGCTCAGCTGCAGGAGGCGCGCGGCTGCGAGAAGAAGCTGCAGGATGAAGCCAAGAACCTGGCCCTGCGCACTCAGGCGGCTCAGGACTCTGCCGCTCAGTCCAGCCTGCAGCTCAGCGAGGCCCAGGGCCGACTCGCCGCCACGGAGGCGGAGCTGACCCGGGCCGAGGCCGGTAGGAGGGACCTGGAGTTTCGTCTGAGCAGCCTCCAGTCAGCGCTGACTCGGACCCTGGGCATCGGAGCAGGCGGCAGGGGAGGCAGGGGGAGGAGCCCGGGGGGGAGCTCCACATCACCAGGCAGTATGTCACGCCACCACAGCATCTCTCCCTTGCGCTCCTCGCTGTCGCCTCCTAAAG aaTTTCGTGTTAGCACCCCTGACAATACTTTGGGCTCAGCGTCCCCTGAGAGAGGGGACACGCCGCTGCCTCTCTCTCAGCCTGAGCTGGACCCCGACTCACTGCGACGTGATCTGAGAGACTTCCTCCAGGAGCTGCGTgaggcacagagagagagg GATGATGCTCTGTGCCAGCTGGGGGCCCTGCAGcggcagcaggaggagctgaaggGGGAACGAGACTGCGCTCTGACTCGCCTCACTCACCTACAGAACACCTTACAGGAATACCAAGAAG gGAAGCGTGGAGTGGACGAGCGTCTGACCACCACGCAGATTCTgctccagcagcaggaggaggtggtgcgcagaggagacagagagaggagagcgcTCACCGACCGGGTGAAGGATTTGGAGCGAGCGCTGCAGACCTCTGAGAtggataaaaaacacacacag GATCAGTTGAATAAGCAGCGTGCTGCTGAGATGCGTCTGGAGGCGGAGAGGAGGCGTCTGCGGGAGGCGCTGGAGGCAGCTGAAGCCCGGGCCACCAGGGTGGAGCTGGGGAGGCGCAGTCTGGAGGGGGAGCTGCAGAGAATCAAACTGAGTGTGGGAGACCGGGAGGCTGACAGCCAGGCGTCCCAGGAGCGCCACGACTCTCTACTGAAACAG GTGGCAGAAGGAGAAGCCCGCGTGtctctgctgcagagagaggtggagaggctGAGCCAGGCTCTGCTCAAAGCTCAGGAAAGTGAATCTTTACTCAAGGAGAAGACCTCTTCCCTCAAAAAGAGCCTCCAGGAGGCAGCTACTTctcacagcagcacacacagtCGTCTGATCACTCTGCAGAAGACGCTGAGTGTGGCCGAACAGGACAAAAAGCTTCTACAG GAACAAATGGATGAAGCCCGGGTGTCATTACTGGAGGGGAAAAGGAATATGGTCACCCTCACTGAGCGCGTGCAAAGCCTGCAGAGTGAGCTGGACCAGAGCGAGCTGAGgcgagaggaggtggaggctgAGCTCAACAACACTCAGGAA TCTCTGCGTCAGCGCTCGGCCAGCCTCACAGAGACTCAGCGCGTCGCCCAGTCAGCTCAGGTAGAGCGCACTGCTGTCGAGGAGCGACTGCGTGGGCTGCAGCGAGCGGTCGCCATGCTGGAGACGGAGAAAAAGGACGCTGAGAGACAGGCTGTGAGGCTGGAGAAAGACAAAGATGCACTGAGGAACACACTGGATAAG GTTGAACGTCAGAAGCTGAAGACGGAGGAAGGCAGCATGcgtctgtctgcagagagaagccGCTTGGATCGCTCTCTGAACACCACTGAACAGGAGCTGCAGGAAGCTCAGCAGCAGATCCTGATGTTGCAG ACTCAGCTGGCTGAGACAGAGCAGTCACACAGTCTGTGTGAGAGTTTGGCGAGGCAGCGTGACGAGGCCCAGCGAGAGGCGGAGCGGCTGAGGACCAGCTTCAGGGACGTGGAGCGGACGCTGGGCACCAGAGAGCGAGCTCACAGACACAGAGTCAAAGGCCTGGAGGAGCAG GTGTCCACCCTGAAGGAGCAGCTGCAACAAGAGATGAAACGGCGACAGCCTTCTCTTCCGTCCTCCCTGCTGTCGGCAGGAAAATGA